AAATACCCGTAGATATACAATTTAAGCATATCAGCGGGATTATATGGTTTACGTCCGGTTGTTTTTGTTGTTGCATATTTAAATCCTAATTCATTTAGATTCAAACTACCAACAAACGCATCAAATATGCGTACTGAATTATCCTCACTTATCATTTCATCTAGCGACATAGGGATAAGATTGAGTTGATTCCTGTTTGTATTGTTAGAAATATATCGTGACATAATTCACCTCAAACATGATATCTTACAATTTTATTACCATTGTTGCCATTAGTATTACTCTATTGTTTTCGCACAGTCTGACGTCCCCAACTGCCTTTATCAGGAGTTCCGCTAAGCATCCTATAACACCGAAAACGGAATCAATAAAATTCAGCCTAGTATATGGTCAATCGAAGAAAGATGTGGTAA
The sequence above is a segment of the Veillonellales bacterium genome. Coding sequences within it:
- a CDS encoding IS5/IS1182 family transposase; this translates as MSRYISNNTNRNQLNLIPMSLDEMISEDNSVRIFDAFVGSLNLNELGFKYATTKTTGRKPYNPADMLKLYIYGY